One region of Agrobacterium tumefaciens genomic DNA includes:
- a CDS encoding copper homeostasis protein CutC: MILEICVDDVAGLEAAVRGGADRIELCAALSGGGVTPSAGFMHRAAAYALPVSVMIRPRAGDFVFTRDEADVMKRDIDAARAAGLSGVVLGASLGDGSLDIPLLEELCRHANGLDMTLHRAIDVVPDMDEALEAAIALGFPRILTSGGARSALEGIETLARLSELAAGRIVIMPGAGVRPPVVQTLLDRFPITEIHASCSAIPFYDPESRVAKLGFTGAGRKGTDEEAVRELKAILTAHQKGGAKL; this comes from the coding sequence ATGATTCTCGAGATTTGCGTGGACGACGTGGCCGGTCTGGAAGCGGCGGTCAGGGGTGGGGCCGACCGAATAGAACTTTGCGCGGCATTGTCCGGTGGCGGTGTGACGCCGTCTGCGGGTTTCATGCACCGGGCGGCGGCCTACGCCCTGCCGGTGAGCGTGATGATCAGGCCGCGCGCCGGGGATTTCGTGTTCACGCGCGACGAAGCCGATGTGATGAAACGCGATATCGATGCGGCGCGCGCGGCGGGGCTTTCCGGCGTGGTGCTCGGTGCCTCGCTTGGCGATGGCTCGCTCGATATTCCCCTGCTCGAAGAGCTGTGCCGCCACGCCAACGGGCTCGATATGACGCTGCACCGGGCGATCGACGTTGTTCCCGACATGGATGAAGCCTTGGAGGCCGCTATCGCGCTGGGTTTCCCGAGAATTCTGACCTCCGGGGGCGCGCGTTCGGCGCTTGAGGGCATCGAGACCTTGGCCCGATTATCCGAGCTTGCCGCCGGACGAATTGTCATCATGCCGGGGGCCGGGGTGCGTCCACCAGTCGTGCAGACATTGCTGGACCGCTTTCCCATTACGGAGATCCACGCATCCTGTTCCGCCATTCCGTTTTACGATCCGGAAAGCCGGGTGGCGAAACTCGGTTTCACCGGCGCAGGGCGCAAGGGCACGGATGAAGAGGCCGTTCGAGAGTTAAAGGCGATCCTCACCGCTCATCAAAAAGGCGGCGCAAAGCTCTAG
- a CDS encoding glycosyltransferase family protein, with product MTDTEKRPSVFFYVQHLLGIGHIARASRVANALQADGFDVVLVTGGTPVPGFPGEGIRHVELPPIAVSDGSFSGLVDSSGKPVDDDFKKLRTDMLIGAYHGAKPDIVIIEAFPFGRRQVRFELLPLLHEIEDSEPRPLVMTSLRDILQEKTKPGRDEETVSLVKKHFDAVLVHGDPDFVRLEETFPLAGEISQRVVYTGLVAPLPPPEPAEKFDIVVSAGGGAVGAALIRAALEASPLLEEIKSWCLITGPNMPQADFDAISAQAPENVSIFRFRKDFASLLAGARLSVSQAGYNTVCDILQAKCRSLLIPFAADGETEQSARAERLARLGLAQVLEEKEISAQSMADAIRAALALPGPDVIHLDLDGAAGTARALRRLFDER from the coding sequence ATGACCGATACGGAAAAGCGCCCTTCCGTTTTCTTCTACGTCCAACACCTTCTGGGTATCGGCCATATCGCCCGCGCCAGCCGCGTTGCCAATGCCCTTCAGGCAGATGGTTTCGATGTCGTTCTGGTGACAGGTGGCACCCCGGTTCCCGGCTTTCCGGGCGAAGGCATCCGCCATGTCGAATTGCCGCCGATCGCCGTCAGCGACGGCAGCTTTTCCGGCCTTGTCGATAGTTCCGGCAAACCGGTCGATGACGACTTCAAGAAGCTTCGAACGGATATGCTGATCGGCGCCTATCACGGCGCAAAGCCGGATATCGTCATCATAGAGGCCTTCCCCTTCGGCCGCAGGCAGGTGCGTTTCGAATTGCTGCCGCTTCTGCACGAGATCGAGGACAGTGAACCACGCCCGCTCGTCATGACGTCGCTGCGCGATATTCTGCAGGAAAAAACCAAACCCGGCCGGGACGAAGAAACCGTGTCGCTGGTGAAGAAACATTTCGACGCGGTGCTGGTCCACGGAGATCCGGATTTCGTCCGGCTGGAGGAGACCTTTCCCCTTGCCGGCGAAATCAGCCAGCGCGTTGTCTATACCGGCCTCGTCGCGCCGCTGCCACCGCCGGAACCGGCGGAAAAATTCGATATCGTCGTTTCCGCTGGCGGAGGTGCCGTTGGTGCAGCCCTTATCCGGGCCGCACTTGAGGCATCGCCTCTGCTGGAAGAGATCAAAAGCTGGTGCCTCATAACCGGCCCCAACATGCCGCAGGCAGATTTCGATGCGATCTCGGCGCAGGCGCCCGAAAATGTGTCCATCTTCCGCTTCCGCAAGGATTTCGCAAGCCTGCTTGCCGGCGCGCGGCTTTCGGTTTCGCAGGCCGGTTACAACACCGTCTGCGATATTCTACAGGCAAAATGCCGCTCGCTTCTGATCCCGTTTGCGGCCGATGGCGAAACGGAACAGAGCGCCCGCGCCGAACGGCTGGCGCGGCTGGGACTGGCACAGGTTCTGGAAGAGAAGGAAATCTCTGCGCAATCCATGGCCGATGCCATCAGGGCGGCATTGGCCCTGCCGGGACCGGACGTGATCCACCTCGATCTCGATGGCGCCGCAGGAACGGCTAGAGCTTTGCGCCGCCTTTTTGATGAGCGGTGA